In the Chrysemys picta bellii isolate R12L10 unplaced genomic scaffold, ASM1138683v2 scaf1925, whole genome shotgun sequence genome, ATTTCCCTTGAAATTCTGACTGGGGGGGGCTGCATAAGGCTTCTCTCAAGgcttcattactttatattttattctgcatataacatttgtttttagttGTGCCCTGCtctcttgtcccccccccccccgcccttccaaTATTTGCTTGGACAGGCTGCTTGTCTGTACTGCATTGTTGGTTCTCTGGCTGGGCTAGATGATGGGATGTTTCTGCAGTCTGGATGCTTGGACTTGGCTATCTTGTTCCTTCCCGAGTGTTGCTGAGCTGGGTCTGTACTGACAGGCACGTTGTGTTACTGATCTCTCAGTGCTGGTCTCTTTCTTTCAGAGTTTCCTGTATAAGGCACTAGGAACATCCTTAGCAGTGTGTCAGGACCTGGTCCATGTTAAATCACAGATTAATACATTTCTGACGACAACAGATTATACGGAAGCCCCTGAGAGAGAGGTgaggactctgtccctctccccactttaccAAGTAATCCCTGAATGCTGCCTGTGGGGCTCAGCTCTGAGTTGGCCTCGGGGGACAGATGCCATTTTGCGTCATATCCTCTTCATTGCTATTTCACTCAGCCCCCGCTCCCCATGTGTCTCAGGCCTCACTGGCATTTTACACCACTTCAGGTGAAAGGAATGGAGTCGTGGGGTCTATCAGGCACCTAGTTAGATCCTAACCAGTATTTTTCTTGGGTCACAGGGAGTCATTTCCATCCTTGCATTGTCTGCTGAGAGCCACTTGGACCTCACCTTGAACGCACTTCAGGAGTTTGGGGCTGCAATGAGCAAGGTTAAGATTTCTGGGTTCATCAGCCACCTGAAGGTAAAGGAGCCAGGGGCTTCTCTTaaacttcctctccccctctaaAGCGGGGGCAGCAACCCTGCGGTAGTGTCTGCTCTGGTCAGCTAGCATTGTCCCCCAATGTATGCGTTCTACGTGATGCCTGCAgttaagcagagaggagcacaatctggagctggggttctctaaAATGATTTTTATCGTCTGATGTCTTTTCCATGCAAGCGACTGATGTAGTTCCCACACATTGTGCATGGGAGGAGCGCTCAAGCCATGAGACATCAGAtgataaaaatcatttgagagaaccccagctccagattgtgctcctctctgcttaactgcaggcagtctgttgtaaaatgatggtagatacactggagggtaaggataggatacagagggacctagacaattagaggattgggccaaaagaaaactgatgaggttcaacaaggacaagtgcagagtcctgcacttaggacgaaagaatcccattcactgtttcagactagggaccgaatggctaggaagcagttctgcagaaaaggacctaggggttacagtggacgagaagctggatataagtcaacagtgtgctcttgttgccaagaaggctaatggcattttgggctgtataagtaggggcatttccagcagatcgagggatgtgatcgttcccctctattcgacaatggtgaggcctcatctggaaaactgtgtcctgttttgggccccacattacaagaaggatgtgaaaaattggaaagagtccagcagagggcaacaaaaatgattaggggtctggagcacatgacttatgaggagaggctgagggaactgggattatttagtctgcagaagagaagaatgaggggggatttgatagctgctttcaactatctgaaaggaggttccaaagaggatggatctagactgttctcagtggtaccagatgacagaacaaggagtaatggtctcaagttgcagtgggggaggtttagattggatattaggaaaaactttttcactaggagggtggtgaagcactggaatgggttccctacagaggtggtggaatctccttctttagcggtttttaaggtcaggcttgataaagccctggctgggatgatttagttgggaattggtcctgctttgagcagggggttggactagatgacgtcctgaggtcccttccaaccctgatattctatgcttctaaaactggcaaatatctagatgagttgatatacccccggaagacctctgcagaccctcaggggtacacaagtactcctggttgaaaaccactgatctagaggataGAGCAGGAGACTAGGCCTCTGGGCTTCCATTGCTGGCTCTGCATTTACTCACTGTGCAGCCTTAGGCAAGACATTTAGTGCCTGATCTTGTACCCACCAGTGTCAACGACTAAGCTCCCGTGTACTTCACTGCTGTAGGTTCAGCATTTTAGGCTCTCTGTGTCAGAGTGACCTGTGGGAATGATGGAGATACTAATAACTCCCTACCTCACACAGTTATTATATTGCTTAAATACTGTTTGCAAGTGGTTTGAGATCTTTGgctgaaaagagctttgcaagtGCAAACTGCCATTGCTGCTGTGAGCAATTCCTCGGTCAGCAGCAGATCAGAATTCCAAGGCAAAATGAATCACAAGAACTTGTCTCTAGTGACGTTTCCGATTGTCTAGGACTACCACCGTGGAAAAAGAGGCAAGACTCGCAGCACCCTGATGCTGACATACAGCAACGTGGCTGTTCATGCTCCAAAAGACCAGCTTCTCTCCCGAGTGGAGGCAGACATCACAGGGAACATCCTTCACTATTACAGAGCCAGTTGTCAGGTAAGAGCTTTTGTGTGATAAGTGTTAGGGGCATTACCCTGAAGTGATAGCATTGCCTCTGAGTTTATAGAGAGAGGGCTTGTATTTTCTAAAACTCTCCTTTGAGCAATAATTTGTCACATAACTcaaatttaaaactgtaatggaCGGAGCGTGAGCTGTCACatgttgtatcatttttgttgctcttctttgtattttctctAGTTTCTCTATATTCTTCTGAAATTCTGTAGACCACAGCTACACAGTAATTCAGATGCAGTCACACTCAGGCTATTCAGAATAACACTCTAACTCCCCTAATATGTATTTGTATCTAGCTCTATCTTTCGCTAGCAAAGAGAGACTAGTGCTAGCTTGTATTTAGTTGATTTGCTGTCACTCTGTTTCTTGGACACACTACTTCCCTTACCTCTTATCTGTCTTCTTGTTTGTCTGTGTGCTCCTTATTTCTGTTCCCTAGGTGTCTGACTGCAGGCACTGACTCTCATCTCCGTGCAACCTCTCCACGTCACTTTGCCATTCAATTCTGCCCTATCTGACTGAGACTCTCACTTAGGCATTGTCAAAAACAGTTGAACCAAACTGATATCTTCTAGTAGttcacaaatgcaaatattaCATAGGATGGCCCCTGATATTGACCTCTACAAAACACCCCCTCTGgatacatttcctgccttttggaagatttaacaatagtgatttctctctgctccatattCACCAGCCAGGACATTTTGAGGATGTGTGTTATGTTGGACATACATTGCTAAGAGCTGTTTTGCATTTCGTTTTTCAGGTGCTGGGCATCACTGTTACGAACAAGGTAAATTCTAAATAATCCGCTCTCAGGTCTTGCATTTTCTATACACAAGTTGCTTGTTTAAATTGCACAGAGCTTGATTTCCTTGCTACATCAAGCAGGAGTCCTGGTTGCTCTGGTGTAAGTGGACCTGGATTTATTTGATGAACgtgggttttcttttcttctgaggtgggtgcagagctggggtcCTCTGCCTTCTAGGGTCTGCAGACACCTCTCTTCTCTCCTGAGGCTAGATTTAATTCCTGATCTTTATCTTCTGGACTCTGGTTCTTCTCTCAGTTTCTCATCCACATTCCcttgtttctccttctggatTATGTAGGATATGTACCTAAAACTAACTCTCATCCAGAATGTCACGGAGATTAGCTGTGCCATCTTGGAGACCAGAGACTCCCAGGAGTTCGAATTCTCTTACAAACAGGAGCTCCTTGGCTACATGCTGGTGAGTGATTAGGAGCTTTGAGGACTGAAGTACAAAGGAGTTTGTTGTAATGCAATAAGACTGGGTTTCCAGGGAGATGTTATTTTATCCATTGGCTGTGACTGTACTACTGCAGTCTCATGAGCTACCTGCATGGCACCCCGAATGCTGGGTCCACTCTGAGCTCGGCAGAGATGCTGACATATTGTGGGCTGTAACTGGAAGGAATGGCTTGTGTCTGGTGAATTATCTTTCTGTCCTCCGTATAGCCTGCAGATGGCCCTATGGTCCATTTcagaggcagagagcctgctgaGTACGGTGTCTGTTTATTACAGGTGTGGCATATGGCCCTATttcagggtgggagaggaagacctctctgcctttcaaatccatttcccattttttatgtcCCTATTAATGCATTTCAGGACTTCATTAAAAAGGAACCACTGGATTCCCTGGCATCTCCAGTTCGCTACAAGGCAATTCTTGCCATTGAACATCTGAGGTAGGCTATTTTCTGCCACATTTCCTGGCACTGTGATGACTTCTTATTTGTTAATTCATGAGTGTCAGGTTGGGAGCAGTCTGATGCCTGCAGGATTTGGCTCACATGCTGCTCACCAGCAGAACTTTCATTCTTGAGGGTTTGAATGTGTCCATTTGGAGGTTTGTGCTTGAAAGACACAAGACTGGAGGTTGTGGGGCATGCAGTACAATGGAGGAGAGTtcagatggggagggaggtgtctggctagctggcagggggaaggaagctTGTGGGTTTCTCTAAAAAGGGGACTTGAAGCTTTAGCTTTACTTCTAGATGAGCCAATACTTAATAGAGGTGCAAAGAGGTGCTCAGCTGCAAAGTGAAGGGTTGTTTGTATTTGGGGTTCTAGACTGGGGCAATCTCTAGCCATTGGACCCACTCTTTTACTTGGAGGTGGTACTGAGTCTAATGCATGacttttctctttcttctgccagcaaactcaAACCATCTTTGACCTTGGAGGAAAACCGTGAGCTCATAGATCAgtgtttcaaaagtttatttccccttcctcccttggaGAAGACGAAAGAGGAAGGCGAGACAGCAAAGGATGCTCTGCATATACAGGTACGTGACAACAATTCTCCTCTGGCACCATCCACTGTATTTctgcccagcaggcactgggtAATGGCAGTCACACATGGCCTCCCTGGCAAGGTTATGGTTAGCTTCACCCGGCCCCCACACACAAATGATATGCGCTGAGCCTCACTCCTTCTCTTCTGGTTTCAGTCACTGTACATGAGGTCCGTGGAAGCCCTTGGCAAGCTAATGAAGACTTTGCTGGAGGAAGAACCAACCGCAGACTGGTTCCAGGAAATGTTTGATGTGAGTAGACCATTGAACCGCGGTGGAGATTGTTTGTTTCTTGTGTTACAGCAGGGaagagtcagagatttagggggtCAAGCTTCAGTTGTGGAGGAATTTTCCACAACGGAGTTAATTTTAGGGAGAAAGCACTACATTCTTCCTTGTGATAAGTGGGCATTTGCCCCATTGAAATCCACGGAAGCTATGCCATTTTATGCCAGGGCTGGATTGGGATCGAGTTCTTACAATGGAGTTGACACTACTTGGACCGGCAAGAAAATCACCCTGCAGTAG is a window encoding:
- the LOC122173162 gene encoding maestro heat-like repeat-containing protein family member 2B; translated protein: FLRTSLEMIGDSAWSSQISLELSQQMAGYASPSKEKSFLYKALGTSLAVCQDLVHVKSQINTFLTTTDYTEAPEREGVISILALSAESHLDLTLNALQEFGAAMSKVKISGFISHLKDYHRGKRGKTRSTLMLTYSNVAVHAPKDQLLSRVEADITGNILHYYRASCQVLGITVTNKDMYLKLTLIQNVTEISCAILETRDSQEFEFSYKQELLGYMLDFIKKEPLDSLASPVRYKAILAIEHLSKLKPSLTLEENRELIDQCFKSLFPLPPLEKTKEEGETAKDALHIQSLYMRSVEALGKLMKTLLEEEPTADWFQEMFD